A genomic stretch from Cryomorphaceae bacterium 1068 includes:
- the trmB gene encoding tRNA (guanosine(46)-N7)-methyltransferase TrmB translates to MKKQSCVFEPDKETLLENRFDMKGKWASFFGNDNPITIELGCGKGEYTLALARKYPERNFIGMDVKGARIWLGSKTAEEEGLSNVAFVRTKIEFINFVFDFSEVSEIWLTFSDPQPKDKKGTKRLSGWAFLKRYGRLLTKDGLIHVKTDSQIFYNSTLETIEEGEHHLLKSSDDIYEKGWNDFNKEEQEILVVKTFYEMKWLAIGKKIKYLRFRLNDSYYQDI, encoded by the coding sequence ATGAAAAAGCAGTCATGCGTATTTGAGCCGGATAAGGAAACTTTGCTCGAAAATCGTTTTGACATGAAAGGAAAGTGGGCCTCCTTTTTCGGAAACGACAACCCCATTACCATAGAGCTAGGTTGTGGAAAGGGAGAGTATACCTTGGCCTTAGCCCGAAAATACCCTGAGAGAAACTTTATAGGCATGGACGTAAAGGGTGCGCGCATCTGGCTTGGCTCCAAAACGGCTGAAGAAGAGGGTTTATCAAACGTAGCTTTTGTGAGAACGAAAATTGAGTTTATCAATTTTGTCTTTGATTTTAGCGAGGTCAGCGAAATTTGGCTCACCTTTTCCGATCCTCAGCCAAAGGACAAGAAAGGCACTAAGCGTCTTTCAGGGTGGGCTTTTCTGAAGCGCTATGGCAGACTTTTGACAAAGGACGGTTTGATTCACGTAAAAACAGACAGTCAAATTTTCTATAACTCTACACTTGAGACCATCGAAGAGGGTGAGCATCACCTCCTGAAATCGAGTGATGACATTTACGAGAAGGGATGGAATGATTTCAATAAAGAAGAGCAGGAGATACTTGTGGTAAAGACATTTTATGAGATGAAGTGGCTCGCGATAGGAAAGAAAATCAAATACCTCAGATTCAGATTAAATGACAGCTACTACCAAGATATCTGA
- a CDS encoding MGMT family protein encodes MTATTKISEKNKDFFDMVFEVVKQIPFGRVTSYGAIAKYLGMARSSRMVGWAMNASHTLPEPVPAHRVVNRSGLLTGKHHFGDETEMQRRLEAEGIKIENDQILDFEKHLWDPAKELSLD; translated from the coding sequence ATGACAGCTACTACCAAGATATCTGAAAAAAATAAGGACTTCTTCGATATGGTTTTCGAAGTGGTCAAACAAATACCCTTTGGGCGCGTTACGAGCTATGGAGCGATAGCCAAGTATTTAGGTATGGCTCGTTCATCTAGGATGGTGGGCTGGGCGATGAATGCTTCGCACACGCTTCCCGAGCCTGTTCCCGCTCATAGAGTGGTCAATCGCTCGGGTCTCCTTACCGGAAAACACCATTTCGGAGATGAAACTGAAATGCAGAGAAGGCTTGAGGCGGAGGGAATAAAAATTGAAAATGATCAAATCCTGGATTTCGAAAAACACCTCTGGGATCCTGCTAAAGAATTGAGCTTAGATTAA
- a CDS encoding Mrp/NBP35 family ATP-binding protein → MELTKEKVLEILGNVMEPELKKDIVTENLVRNVEVSEGTVSFDLHVLSPAMHSRKRMEDACRFALERNFGKELQVNISTKVLSKEDRTPDQRKILPGVKNIIAVASGKGGVGKSTVAANLAAGLAREGYSVGLIDADIYGPSMPIMFNVEDEKPKTKEIDGKTYILPVENYGVKMLSIGFFADTSQAIVWRGPMASKALNQMFTDAYWGPLDYMIVDLPPGTGDIHLSLVQVVPLTGAVIVSTPQNIALADAKKAVGMFNLDVINVPVLGIVENMAYFTPGELPDRKYYIFGREGAKGLAEELQVPFLGELPIIQSIRESGDAGRPAVLQEETPSGDAFRQIIRNFVGELSKRKI, encoded by the coding sequence ATGGAATTGACCAAAGAAAAAGTACTAGAGATACTGGGCAATGTGATGGAGCCCGAGTTAAAAAAAGACATTGTAACCGAAAACCTTGTTCGCAATGTCGAAGTAAGTGAAGGCACTGTTTCTTTCGATCTCCACGTATTGAGTCCTGCGATGCACAGCCGAAAGCGGATGGAAGATGCTTGTCGTTTTGCGCTCGAGAGAAATTTCGGCAAGGAACTGCAAGTCAATATTTCGACGAAAGTCTTGAGCAAAGAAGACCGCACACCAGATCAGCGTAAAATACTGCCCGGAGTAAAAAATATCATCGCTGTAGCATCTGGGAAAGGCGGGGTAGGAAAATCTACGGTAGCAGCCAATCTTGCAGCCGGATTGGCAAGAGAAGGTTATTCGGTTGGTTTGATTGATGCCGATATATACGGGCCTTCCATGCCCATTATGTTCAATGTGGAAGACGAGAAACCGAAGACCAAGGAGATTGATGGAAAGACTTACATTTTGCCCGTTGAGAATTACGGCGTGAAGATGTTGTCGATCGGGTTTTTTGCTGACACTTCTCAAGCCATTGTCTGGAGAGGTCCGATGGCGAGTAAGGCATTGAATCAAATGTTTACTGACGCCTATTGGGGGCCGCTTGATTATATGATTGTAGATCTGCCTCCCGGAACCGGTGATATTCACCTGAGCTTGGTACAGGTAGTGCCGCTTACAGGAGCCGTGATCGTGAGTACCCCTCAGAACATCGCTTTGGCTGATGCGAAAAAAGCCGTGGGAATGTTCAATCTGGATGTGATCAATGTTCCCGTTTTGGGAATCGTTGAGAACATGGCTTACTTCACTCCCGGTGAATTGCCCGATAGAAAATACTACATCTTCGGACGCGAAGGAGCCAAAGGTTTGGCTGAAGAGCTTCAAGTGCCCTTTTTGGGAGAGCTGCCAATCATACAGTCAATACGTGAATCAGGCGATGCAGGACGGCCTGCAGTGCTTCAGGAGGAGACTCCTTCAGGAGACGCTTTTCGCCAAATAATTCGTAATTTTGTGGGCGAATTATCAAAGCGAAAAATTTGA
- a CDS encoding NifU family protein, producing the protein MDNLIERVEGALLQIRPFLEADRGDITLVEVTDDLIARVELHGACKECSMSFMTLKAGVEESIKKAAPEIKAVEAINLLQTK; encoded by the coding sequence ATGGATAATTTGATAGAACGAGTAGAGGGAGCCCTCCTTCAGATCAGACCTTTTTTGGAAGCCGATCGCGGTGATATCACTTTGGTGGAAGTCACGGATGATTTAATTGCACGCGTTGAGCTACATGGAGCCTGTAAAGAATGTTCTATGAGTTTTATGACACTTAAAGCTGGAGTGGAGGAGAGCATTAAAAAAGCAGCTCCTGAAATTAAAGCGGTAGAGGCAATCAATCTCCTGCAAACAAAATAG
- a CDS encoding 2-oxoacid:acceptor oxidoreductase subunit alpha — protein MEDLKTIKHNKESKQDVAILFAGDSGDGIQLTGSQFSNTSALFGNDVSTFPDYPAEIRAPQGTIAGVSGFQLNFGSIEIFTPGDLCDVLVVMNAAALKANLGKLKIGGTIIANTDGFDKKNLKLSGYVDMRNPLEDNSLGKYRIIEIDVTKLTRESLKESALGIKEKDRSKNMFVLGFLYWMYNRELAPTEKFLHEKFKSKPDLIEANMAVLKAGYNYGDTSETFTTRYEVKPAPLPKGVYRNIMGNQGVAIGLIAASQKAGLPLFYGSYPITPASDILHELSKHKNFNVRSFQAEDEIAAITSAIGASFGGNIGITASSGPGIALKGEALGLACILEIPLVIVNVQRGGPSTGLPTKTEQADLLQAIYGRNGEAPIPVIAASSPRDCFNQAFEAVRIAIEHMTPVFLLSDGYIANGAEPWRFPSADQLKAINPPVVKEATDEEFLPYRRDEKGVRQWAVPGIKGLEHRIGGLEKQDETGNVSYDPENHEKMVGLRAEKIAKIADFIPLQKVDQGAEKAKLCILGWGSTYGAIKTAVKELLAEGHSVSQVHVKYLFPFPKNLGELLKGFDQVIVPELNKGQLVKIIRSEFLIDAKPLSKVKGLPFSATEIKEAALKHLES, from the coding sequence TTGGAAGATCTCAAAACGATAAAACACAATAAAGAAAGCAAACAGGATGTCGCTATCCTTTTTGCGGGAGACTCAGGTGACGGAATTCAATTGACGGGAAGTCAATTTTCCAATACCAGTGCCCTCTTTGGTAACGACGTCAGTACATTTCCTGATTATCCGGCTGAGATTCGTGCTCCTCAAGGCACAATAGCAGGAGTTTCAGGCTTTCAACTCAACTTTGGGAGCATCGAGATTTTCACTCCCGGTGATCTCTGCGATGTGCTTGTGGTAATGAATGCGGCGGCGCTTAAAGCCAATTTGGGCAAACTCAAAATTGGCGGTACCATCATCGCCAACACCGACGGATTCGACAAAAAGAATCTGAAACTTTCAGGATACGTGGATATGCGAAACCCGCTGGAGGACAATAGCCTTGGTAAGTACCGTATCATAGAAATAGATGTGACAAAGCTTACCCGTGAATCGCTAAAAGAGTCGGCACTTGGTATCAAAGAGAAGGACAGAAGCAAGAACATGTTTGTTCTGGGATTCCTCTACTGGATGTACAATCGAGAGTTGGCCCCAACCGAAAAGTTTCTTCACGAGAAGTTTAAAAGCAAACCCGATTTGATCGAAGCCAACATGGCTGTGCTCAAAGCGGGATACAATTACGGCGATACCAGCGAGACCTTCACTACTCGATATGAGGTGAAGCCTGCTCCTCTTCCCAAAGGTGTATACCGAAACATCATGGGAAATCAAGGGGTTGCCATTGGTTTGATCGCGGCTTCGCAAAAAGCAGGATTGCCACTTTTTTATGGTAGTTATCCGATTACTCCTGCTTCCGATATTCTTCACGAACTGTCCAAACACAAGAATTTTAACGTCCGCTCTTTCCAAGCAGAAGATGAGATTGCCGCCATTACGTCGGCTATTGGAGCATCCTTTGGAGGAAATATCGGAATCACCGCCTCGAGTGGCCCTGGAATTGCTTTGAAAGGAGAAGCTCTGGGATTGGCTTGCATTCTCGAAATACCACTCGTGATTGTGAATGTACAGCGTGGCGGTCCATCTACAGGATTGCCCACCAAGACGGAACAAGCTGACTTGCTCCAAGCCATCTACGGTAGAAACGGAGAGGCACCTATTCCGGTTATTGCTGCCAGTTCGCCACGCGATTGTTTCAATCAGGCTTTCGAGGCAGTGCGTATTGCCATCGAACACATGACTCCGGTATTTCTCTTAAGTGACGGATACATCGCCAATGGAGCGGAGCCGTGGAGATTTCCATCGGCAGATCAATTGAAAGCGATCAACCCGCCGGTAGTTAAGGAGGCGACTGATGAAGAGTTTTTACCATACCGACGCGATGAGAAAGGAGTGCGACAGTGGGCTGTTCCCGGCATAAAAGGACTGGAGCATCGGATCGGTGGATTGGAGAAGCAAGACGAAACCGGAAACGTTTCTTACGATCCCGAAAACCATGAGAAAATGGTGGGGCTTCGGGCAGAAAAAATTGCGAAAATTGCTGATTTTATTCCCTTGCAAAAGGTAGATCAGGGAGCTGAAAAAGCGAAGCTGTGTATCCTTGGTTGGGGTTCCACTTATGGTGCAATTAAGACTGCCGTCAAAGAACTTTTGGCCGAAGGGCATTCGGTCTCTCAAGTACATGTAAAATACCTTTTTCCATTTCCAAAAAATCTGGGAGAACTGCTCAAAGGATTTGATCAGGTCATTGTACCTGAGTTGAATAAAGGGCAATTGGTAAAAATCATCAGAAGTGAATTCCTGATCGATGCCAAGCCATTGAGCAAAGTGAAGGGATTGCCCTTCTCCGCAACTGAAATAAAAGAAGCGGCCCTTAAACACCTTGAATCATGA
- a CDS encoding 2-oxoacid:ferredoxin oxidoreductase subunit beta encodes MTQEQTTYTAKDFSSDQEVRWCPGCGDYSILKQVQSVLPDIGVAKEDIVFISGIGCSSRFPYYLNTYGMHSIHGRAPAIASGLKISNPDLSVWVITGDGDALSIGGNHLIHLLRRNFDMNVLLFNNEIYGLTKGQYSPTSPEGKVTKSTPMGSVDHPFNPLALAAGADGTFIARTMDRDPKHLRQILKEADDHKGTSLIEIYQNCNVFNDGAFGVFTDKGTKADTTVFVEHGQPLVFGEHENKGVRLDGATPVVVDLESGDFSKDDLWKHDKTDRSKAGLLMRCFETPTKDLESLPRPFGVFYQEDKTCYEEMLHAQIKSSIETKGNGDLEALLRGTNTWEIE; translated from the coding sequence ATGACCCAAGAGCAAACGACATACACAGCGAAAGATTTTTCCAGTGATCAGGAAGTAAGGTGGTGCCCGGGATGTGGCGACTACTCCATCTTGAAGCAAGTACAAAGTGTACTTCCCGACATTGGCGTGGCCAAAGAAGACATCGTTTTCATTTCGGGAATTGGTTGTTCTTCTCGCTTTCCATACTATCTCAATACATACGGGATGCACAGCATCCACGGTAGAGCTCCGGCCATTGCGAGTGGATTAAAGATTTCCAATCCCGATTTGAGTGTTTGGGTCATTACCGGTGACGGAGATGCGCTTTCGATCGGAGGAAACCACCTCATTCACTTGTTGAGAAGGAACTTCGACATGAACGTACTTCTCTTCAATAACGAGATTTACGGATTGACCAAGGGCCAGTATTCACCCACTTCGCCTGAAGGAAAGGTGACCAAGAGCACGCCGATGGGCAGTGTGGATCACCCGTTCAATCCTTTGGCCTTGGCGGCAGGGGCAGACGGAACCTTTATCGCCCGTACGATGGACAGAGATCCAAAACATCTGCGACAGATTTTAAAAGAAGCCGACGACCACAAGGGAACTTCGCTTATAGAGATCTACCAAAACTGCAATGTCTTCAACGATGGTGCTTTTGGGGTCTTTACCGACAAGGGCACTAAAGCTGATACGACGGTTTTTGTAGAACACGGTCAACCATTGGTTTTTGGTGAACACGAAAACAAAGGAGTTCGGTTGGATGGAGCCACCCCGGTGGTAGTCGATCTTGAATCAGGAGATTTCTCAAAGGACGACCTGTGGAAACACGACAAGACTGATCGCTCGAAGGCAGGGCTTTTGATGCGTTGTTTCGAGACGCCTACAAAGGATCTTGAAAGCCTCCCACGTCCATTCGGTGTTTTCTATCAGGAAGACAAAACCTGCTACGAAGAAATGCTTCACGCTCAAATCAAATCGAGTATTGAGACCAAAGGAAATGGCGATCTAGAAGCCCTGCTTAGAGGAACCAACACTTGGGAAATCGAGTAA
- the nadE gene encoding NAD(+) synthase encodes MQTEAVVQHIVHWLKTYADQAHSNGFVVGVSGGIDSAVTSSLCALTGLPTLCVEMPIHQAANQVSRAATHIAKLKTHHKNVSSHWVELTEIFDNFVHALPPSGNKDKHEFSLVNTRARFRMSTLYYFAGLNNYLVAGTGNKVEDFGVGFYTKYGDGGVDLSPIADLNKTEVYALGKELGVIDEIMQAPPTDGLWGDDRTDEDQIGATYPELEWAMDFSGDPNSLEGRKKEVFEIYQGYHNRNKHKMVPIPVCEIPQELKG; translated from the coding sequence ATGCAGACAGAGGCAGTTGTTCAGCACATTGTTCATTGGTTGAAAACGTATGCAGACCAAGCCCATTCCAATGGCTTCGTGGTAGGCGTTTCGGGTGGAATCGACTCTGCCGTTACTTCATCACTATGTGCTTTAACAGGTCTTCCCACGCTTTGCGTGGAAATGCCAATCCATCAAGCTGCCAACCAAGTCTCCCGAGCAGCTACTCATATAGCCAAGCTCAAAACGCACCATAAAAACGTTTCTTCGCATTGGGTCGAGCTCACTGAGATTTTTGACAATTTCGTTCATGCCTTGCCGCCTTCCGGCAATAAGGACAAGCACGAATTCAGCTTGGTCAATACACGAGCCCGTTTTCGGATGTCGACGCTTTATTATTTCGCGGGATTGAATAACTACTTGGTAGCCGGAACGGGAAACAAAGTAGAAGATTTCGGTGTAGGGTTTTACACCAAATACGGCGATGGCGGAGTAGACCTCAGCCCGATCGCCGACTTGAACAAAACCGAAGTTTATGCCCTCGGAAAGGAATTGGGTGTGATAGACGAAATCATGCAAGCACCGCCCACCGACGGTCTGTGGGGAGACGACCGCACCGATGAAGATCAAATAGGAGCCACCTACCCCGAATTGGAATGGGCCATGGATTTTTCAGGCGATCCGAATTCGCTGGAAGGCAGAAAAAAAGAAGTCTTTGAGATTTATCAAGGCTACCACAACCGCAATAAGCACAAGATGGTGCCAATTCCCGTTTGTGAGATTCCGCAAGAGTTAAAAGGATAG
- a CDS encoding outer membrane beta-barrel protein — MKKIGLFILASFCSVLAFSQATTTPAPMPQTAPVNQQVRLGLSFSPLLSWFSTSGDAGAVQPDGTRFNIAFGLNTDFRIAQNSNYYFSTGLFLLNTGGTLRHDYFAENDNGEYFKTERTSDFRINYVNIPVTMMLRTNEIGYIRYFGRVGFDAAFNTKSTFDYTDVNLDNPTAADLTVEDEDASDLTSLVRFGLRIEAGFEMQIGGTTNLYFTAAYNSGLNNVFSDDYKLPKTNSIGELIPGDNGEPQTERRVKASTNLFMITAGVYF; from the coding sequence ATGAAAAAGATAGGTCTATTTATTCTCGCTTCCTTCTGCTCTGTGCTGGCGTTTTCGCAGGCCACAACCACTCCGGCTCCAATGCCTCAAACGGCTCCGGTCAACCAACAAGTAAGGTTGGGACTTTCTTTTTCTCCACTTCTATCATGGTTCAGCACTTCGGGTGATGCAGGTGCAGTGCAGCCCGACGGAACTCGATTCAACATTGCGTTTGGTTTGAATACCGATTTCAGAATCGCACAGAATAGCAACTATTACTTTAGTACAGGTCTGTTTTTATTAAATACAGGGGGAACTCTTCGCCATGATTACTTTGCCGAAAACGATAATGGCGAATATTTCAAAACGGAACGCACCTCCGACTTTCGGATCAATTATGTAAACATCCCTGTTACCATGATGCTTCGCACCAATGAGATAGGATACATTCGCTACTTCGGTCGTGTTGGGTTTGATGCTGCTTTCAATACCAAAAGTACTTTTGATTATACTGACGTAAATCTTGACAACCCAACTGCAGCAGATCTAACGGTAGAGGATGAAGACGCCTCTGATCTAACTTCTCTTGTGCGTTTTGGACTTCGTATTGAAGCAGGTTTCGAGATGCAAATCGGAGGTACAACTAACCTCTATTTCACCGCGGCTTATAACAGTGGTTTGAACAATGTTTTTAGCGACGATTACAAGCTCCCAAAAACAAATAGCATAGGTGAACTGATCCCCGGTGATAATGGTGAGCCCCAGACCGAGAGAAGGGTAAAAGCCTCCACTAATTTATTCATGATCACTGCCGGGGTCTACTTCTAA
- the gldC gene encoding gliding motility protein GldC, which produces MSDEIKKKSNINIQVGLDENHVPLKMKWHADDSNEGGDVKAMMLTMWDEKDDNTIRIDLWNKEMNVFDMQRFFHQSLLTMADTYSRATGQEDIAKEIRTFATEFAEKTKIMS; this is translated from the coding sequence ATGAGCGACGAAATCAAAAAGAAGTCAAATATCAATATTCAAGTGGGGCTGGACGAAAATCACGTGCCGCTAAAAATGAAATGGCATGCCGACGATAGCAACGAAGGCGGCGACGTAAAAGCCATGATGCTCACCATGTGGGACGAGAAGGACGACAACACCATCCGTATTGACCTCTGGAACAAAGAGATGAATGTCTTTGATATGCAGCGGTTTTTCCACCAGTCCCTGCTCACCATGGCCGATACCTATTCAAGAGCTACGGGCCAAGAAGATATTGCCAAAGAGATCAGAACCTTTGCCACTGAATTTGCGGAGAAGACGAAGATTATGTCTTGA
- a CDS encoding tail fiber domain-containing protein, with the protein MNFYKPLSLFILFLLLNCSSFSQSTTDSNVPFNNAFLGWNDSGNTDLDFLQNNTNRIRMTSTTWGGYGGAPLLPNASRMYFGVNGNTFETTTLPVVEQVPFSIIQMGYDITPGLRRDWMNVGTTYGAGQDIFYTGILQSPGTANNSDITDAVIAWGCNIPGSTVGPDNIRFLFISPTTDLIQTESSTEEGRETMRITPYGNVGLGNFSTMTGGIGLTYGQPQARLDVQLRGTLSENSENVAAIFLNDCEEIVPSGTSINIKRGIVSTIENSQGPFLELGVAGDFYTNRVRVAVGVRGNAIAFDDGRAYGVRGFSNTTDGAIVHYGVTGLAREGFNNIGVEGLAYVNEDLGGGNFNAGVLGRITPSTADPANNDWAGYFSGLVFASQGYQQSDENLKMNIEPIANATEILSQLQPKVYEYANVDGIYLPSGVEYGILAQELEEVLPELVKDVTTPPAFDAESNTDSEVVEFKAVRYNDLISILIAGFQEQNAVMAAQVQENEALEAQVAELSEQLAAQATQIEEMQTQMTAVMSSFQSTQSKMNNCCGTTPTEKGSTETGGIELEQNFPNPFDEVTTINFTINEPAQIRLEISDSQGRVLEVLVNQTLTEGRYTERWDASAFAPGTYYYSLYANTELLTKKMIKR; encoded by the coding sequence ATGAATTTCTATAAACCATTATCCCTCTTCATATTATTCCTTCTCCTAAATTGTTCTTCCTTTTCTCAGTCAACTACTGACTCGAATGTACCCTTTAATAATGCCTTTTTAGGTTGGAATGACAGCGGAAATACTGATCTTGACTTCCTGCAGAACAACACAAATCGAATCCGCATGACCAGCACCACATGGGGTGGCTACGGTGGTGCACCATTGCTTCCAAATGCAAGTAGAATGTACTTTGGAGTAAATGGAAATACATTCGAAACCACAACACTTCCCGTTGTTGAACAAGTGCCGTTTAGTATTATCCAAATGGGATATGATATTACTCCCGGCCTTCGCAGAGATTGGATGAATGTAGGAACCACTTATGGTGCGGGGCAAGATATTTTCTACACGGGAATTCTTCAAAGTCCGGGCACTGCTAATAATAGTGATATTACTGATGCGGTGATTGCATGGGGGTGCAATATTCCCGGATCGACTGTAGGGCCTGATAATATTAGATTCTTGTTTATCTCACCTACCACTGATCTCATCCAAACCGAAAGCTCAACAGAAGAAGGTAGGGAAACCATGCGTATAACTCCTTATGGTAATGTTGGTCTCGGAAACTTCAGTACAATGACTGGTGGAATTGGTCTAACTTATGGACAGCCCCAAGCCAGGCTTGATGTGCAGCTACGAGGTACACTTTCTGAAAACTCGGAGAATGTGGCTGCCATATTCCTAAATGATTGTGAAGAAATTGTGCCTAGCGGAACCAGCATAAATATAAAAAGAGGTATAGTTAGTACAATTGAAAATAGTCAAGGACCTTTTCTTGAACTGGGTGTTGCAGGCGATTTTTATACCAACAGAGTTCGAGTAGCGGTAGGTGTAAGGGGAAACGCAATAGCTTTCGATGATGGACGGGCATATGGTGTAAGGGGATTTTCGAATACAACTGACGGAGCTATTGTGCATTATGGCGTTACGGGACTTGCCAGGGAAGGATTTAACAATATTGGTGTTGAAGGGTTGGCATATGTGAATGAAGATTTAGGTGGAGGCAATTTCAATGCAGGTGTACTTGGTCGAATTACTCCATCAACGGCCGATCCTGCCAATAATGATTGGGCTGGTTATTTCTCAGGCTTAGTTTTCGCATCACAAGGTTATCAGCAAAGTGATGAAAATCTAAAAATGAACATCGAGCCAATTGCTAATGCAACTGAAATCTTGAGTCAATTGCAGCCAAAAGTATATGAGTATGCAAATGTTGATGGAATTTATTTGCCTTCAGGAGTAGAGTACGGAATTCTCGCACAGGAATTAGAAGAGGTTCTTCCTGAATTAGTAAAAGACGTTACGACTCCGCCTGCTTTCGATGCTGAAAGTAATACAGACTCAGAAGTGGTCGAGTTTAAGGCGGTGAGGTACAACGACCTCATATCAATTCTAATAGCCGGCTTCCAAGAGCAAAACGCCGTAATGGCTGCACAAGTGCAGGAAAACGAAGCCCTCGAAGCTCAAGTGGCCGAGCTATCAGAACAACTGGCGGCACAGGCCACGCAAATCGAAGAAATGCAAACCCAAATGACGGCCGTCATGTCATCATTTCAATCTACCCAAAGCAAGATGAACAACTGCTGCGGTACCACCCCTACCGAAAAAGGCAGTACAGAGACGGGCGGCATTGAGTTGGAGCAAAACTTCCCCAATCCCTTTGATGAAGTGACGACCATCAACTTCACCATTAATGAGCCTGCGCAAATACGCTTGGAGATAAGCGATAGCCAAGGAAGAGTGCTCGAAGTATTGGTAAACCAAACCCTGACCGAAGGCCGCTACACCGAGCGTTGGGATGCATCGGCATTTGCACCCGGCACCTATTATTACTCGCTTTATGCCAATACAGAATTGCTTACCAAAAAGATGATCAAACGGTAA
- a CDS encoding T9SS type A sorting domain-containing protein, with amino-acid sequence MFKSGIEISCGKTLFVYVFNLLLINSVVGQNLIPNESFELYEDCPTSSTELHTQVIDWISFSGTGDYFNACNNSGTGIAGIPSNYLGFESAFDGQAYTGLITYVHTEPDYREFAACQLLTPLEIGNTYSFSAHISEFDSGDFADWRCRTNRFGVSFFVDPVIFDPPTPTVFPTNNPQIDLDISDADTMGWTHVQGSFVADQNYNWLAIGNFYDGLNTDTVQLADSGKCAAYLYIDQVCLSGENDFCLLSNKASLEIELVSVYPNPASEFFVLQTGRSKLKQIRVFNIGGRTVLSKAYETPEPSVIIDCSDWKSGIYLITSQLGDGQVYTTKLIIL; translated from the coding sequence ATGTTCAAATCCGGTATAGAAATAAGCTGCGGTAAAACTCTGTTTGTCTATGTGTTCAATTTATTATTAATCAATAGTGTAGTTGGACAAAATCTCATACCCAATGAGAGTTTTGAACTCTATGAAGATTGTCCCACAAGCTCCACAGAACTTCATACTCAGGTAATCGATTGGATAAGTTTTTCGGGTACTGGTGATTACTTTAACGCTTGCAACAATTCAGGTACAGGAATCGCAGGGATTCCATCGAATTATTTGGGTTTTGAATCAGCCTTTGACGGACAAGCCTACACAGGTCTGATAACGTATGTTCACACCGAGCCTGACTACAGGGAATTTGCAGCTTGTCAGCTTTTGACACCTTTAGAAATTGGAAATACTTATTCTTTCAGTGCTCATATTTCTGAGTTCGATTCAGGTGATTTTGCAGATTGGCGCTGTAGGACAAATCGCTTTGGTGTAAGTTTTTTTGTTGACCCAGTGATTTTTGATCCTCCTACTCCCACGGTATTCCCTACTAATAATCCACAAATTGATCTGGATATTAGTGACGCGGATACGATGGGCTGGACTCATGTACAAGGTTCTTTTGTAGCAGACCAAAATTACAATTGGCTTGCCATTGGTAACTTTTACGATGGTTTAAATACAGATACGGTTCAACTTGCTGATTCCGGAAAGTGCGCAGCATATCTTTACATAGATCAAGTCTGTTTGAGTGGCGAAAATGATTTCTGTCTGCTTAGCAATAAAGCTTCTTTGGAAATAGAGTTGGTATCTGTTTACCCTAATCCTGCCAGTGAATTCTTTGTATTACAGACGGGGCGTTCCAAGCTTAAACAGATAAGAGTCTTTAACATTGGTGGAAGAACGGTTTTATCCAAAGCTTATGAAACTCCTGAACCAAGTGTGATTATTGATTGCTCTGACTGGAAGAGTGGAATATATCTTATCACCAGTCAACTTGGAGATGGCCAGGTTTACACGACTAAACTTATCATATTATGA